The genomic region ATGAGGCGGTAGAGGCCCACCTCCACATGCTGGGGCGGCTGATCGGCGAGCAGATAGAGCTCCGGTGGCATCCCGGCCAGGATCTGTGGCCGGTTCGGGTCGACCCTGCCCAGATTCACCAGATTCTCAGCAACCTTTGTCTGAATGCCCGGGACGCCATCGTCGGGGACGGCAGGATCGTCATCGAGACCAGCAACGTGGTGATCGACGACGCCTATTGCCGGTGGCATCCCGATGCCGTGCCTGGCGAGTATGTGCTGCTCATGGTGGCTGACAACGGCATGGGGATGACCCCGGACATCCTGAGCAGGATTTTCGAACCGTTTTTCACCACCAAGGAAATCGGAAAGGGAACCGGGCTGGGGTTGGCGACTGTGTACGGCATTGTGAAACAGTATGATGGTTTCATCCATGTATACAGCGAGCCGGGACAAGGAAGTACCTTTAAAATCTATCTGCCCCGATACCGGGGCGATACCCTGGTTGAGGTCCGCGCCGAAGCCGATGTGCCGCAGGGCAATGGCGAGGTCATTTTGGTGGTGGAGGATGAGCCGGCCGTGCTGGATGTGGTCCGGGCGCTGTTGGAAGATCTGGGGTATGTCGTGCTGGCTGCGGGCCGCCCCAGCGAAGCCCTGAAGCTGGCCGAAGACCCCAACACCCACATCGATCTGCTGCTCAGTGACATGGTCATGCCCGAAATGGGCGGCCCAGAGCTGGCCGAACGGTTGCAAGCCCTCCACCCGGGGCTAACCGTCCTTTTTATGTCCGGCTACACCTCCAGCCTGCATGGGGCACCGGTTCGGGCGTCCGATGCGAAATTTCCCTTTCTCCAAAAACCTTTCACCATCCAGACCATGGCGGAGGCAGTGCACCGGGCCCTCCACCCCAAAGGCGCCTAGACCCGGTCCGCCTACGTGCCCGTGCTCTGGTAATGGCGGATGCCGAAGCGCCAGAAGGCCAGGGCCAGGAGCAGGGTGCCCACCCCGATCACCGGCGACAGGAAGGGTGCAAAGGCCGGCAGGTGAAAGGGATCCGGCCGATCCAGGAAGTAGAGGGCCGGGTAGTAATTGAGAAAGATGGCCGGCACAATGTAAGTGACGATGCGACGTAGCCAGTCCGGGTAGATGTGCATGGGATACTGCATCATTTCGCTGCCGCCGTAGGTGAGGATGTTGACCACCTCGATGGACTCCACAGTCCAGAAGGTGATGGTCGCGCCCATGATGAAGAGCCCGCCAAAGAAGCAGATCAGGCCAATGACCACCCACGGCAGATAGAGGATCTTGCCCAAGGTCCACTGGATGTCGGCCAGGTAGACGGCCAGGGCAAAGATGGCCACCCCCTGGAAGACATGGCCCAGCCGCCGCAACACGAATTCGTCGCCCAGGACCTGGACGGTGATGTTGACCGGCCGCAGCAGGAGCTGGTCGAAGGTTCCCCGGCGCACCCGCTGGCCGAATCGGCCCGGGTCAAAGCCGCTGAAGATCAGGTCCATGAGGCCGAAGGACATCTCCACCGTGCCCCAGAGGAAGGCCACCTCCCCCAGCCGCCAGCCTCCCAGGTTGCCAAAGCGCTGGAGCACCAGGGCCAGGGCCAGGAAGAAGAGGAAGAGGGTGGTCATGGTGGCGAAGACCTCCAGCAGGAACGCGGCCCGATACTCCATTTGGGCCCGAATCTGCACGCCGATCAGCCGCCGGTAGATGGTGAGGTGGAAACGCCACCAGGTGATAATCTGCTCCACTTTTGTCCTCGCCAACATGGGGCGCCTGCCACAACCCCTTCTGGACGCTGCTCTGTTTCGTTTGGACCGGCATTCTCAGATGCCGACTTCGCGTGGCGATGGTTGGCCGTTTGCGGAGGGAGCATCCTCCGATGCGGCGCTGTTCCCTCTGGGTCGGCATCTGAGTGCTTCATGCACTTTCATGGCATCGCGGGGGAGGAAAAATCGGCATGATCCGCAGGTCACGCATCCCTGGGTGACATGGATTCCCACCCCGTTGGGTGCGGATGTCCGGCCAGGAGACCGGACCTACCAATCCGTGTTCATCTCACCCTCCCTGGATCACCAGCCGACCCAGGCCGGCCCGCAAGACCAGGCTACACAGAAGCGCCAGCGCAGCCGCCCACGCCAGCTGGACGGCCAGCGCCTGGAGCAGGGCCGGCCCCTGGAGCAGACCCAGGTAGACCTCAATCACCGTGTTCACCATGGAGGGAAATGGCGTCAGGTGGCTCAGGTCGATGAACCACTGGGGGAAAAAGCGCAGGGGCATGAAGAAGCCGGAGAGCACCCACGCGCTGCCGAACGCGAAGCGACCGATCCCCCGCGCGTTGGGCGTCCAGAAGGAGGCCAGATTGACCAGGAAGCGCCAGCCGAAGCTGACCAGCCAGGAGAGAAAGAGCGCGGCGGCCAGGCCCATCCACTGGACCATGCCCTGGGGCACGGTGAGGTCCACCACCAGCGCGTAGAGCAGCAGGATGCTCAGCCCCCGAGTCACCAGCGCCACCAGCGCCCGTCCCAGGTCCAGCGCCAGCCAGAAGCGAAAATAGCCCAGCGGCTTGAGCAGATCCGCGCCCACCTGGCCAGTGTAGACCGAGTCCATCAGGTCGTACCAGCCAAAGATGCTCAGGTAGGCGATGGCCGCCTGGGTCAGACCCGTGTAGGTGATGGCATCCTGCACCGTCATGCCGGCCACTTCTTCCCGGGCGCCGTAGAGGGCCATGAGCACCACCGCCCGCAGCAGGCCAAAGAACAGGTTGGTCATCAGCCCGGCCAGGGTGGCAGCCCGATAGGTGAGCTGGCGTCGCACAGCCAACAAGGTCAATTCCCAAAACAACCGCATGGCTCCAGCCGCTCCCGGATTTCCTGTGGGTGTATGGCAAAAGGAAGGTGTCCCCGCAGGGACGCAGCGGACCCGGCCAAAAGCTCTATGCCCGCTGCGTGGCACGGACCGCCCAGTATAACACCGGCCCGTGCCTGGCCCAAATGGGCGTGGTGCAGGTGTCTTGTCGGTTGGGAATACCTTTCACCCGCTGGGGCCCATGGCCCCGCCGGGCATCACACCCATTCGCCGCTGCGGCGCCGGGCTGGTGCAATGCCAGAGATTTCCCATTCGATCCACATCCCAATATCCACACCCCAACAGAGCGGAGGTTTTCCCATGCAGATCCGGCAGGTTGTGGTCACCGGTCAAAACCAGGTGGTGCTCGAGGAGGCGGAGCTAGAGGAAGGGCCCCTCGGCCCGGATGAGCTCCTGATCGAAACCCAATACACCTTCATCAGCGCGGGGACTGAACTGGCCAACTACACCGGCCGTGAGCCCAAGGTCTTTCAGCCGGGCCAGTGGTGTACGTATCCCTGGAAATCGGGCTATGCCAACGTGGGGGTGGTGCGGGCCGTGGGCGAGCGGGTCACCCGGGCCCGGCCCGGGCAGCGGGTCTTCACCTACGGCAACCATGCCTCGGCCCTGCGCTACAGCCAGCAGCGCCTGGTGGTGCCCGTGCCAGAGGAGATGGACGGCGTCCTGGCCGCTGCTTCCCGCATGGCCGGGGTAGCGGCCACCGTGCTCTTCGTGGCCGAAATCCGGGAGAATCCCTGGGTGGCCGTCTTCGGCCTGGGGATGGTGGGGAATCTGGCGGCCCAGTTCTTCCAGGCCCGGGGCTGCCGGGTCATTGGCGTGGACCCGGTGGCCCATCGCCGGGAGCTGGCCGGCCGCTGTGGCATTGAGACCACCGTAGGCGGCCAGCCAGAGGAGGTCCAGGCCCAGATCCTGGAACTGACCGGCGGCGAGGGGGCCGACATCACGGTGGACGCGGTGGGCCACAGCGGCGTGGTGATGCAGGCCCTTCGGGCCACCGCCCGCTTCGGGCAGATCATCCTGCTGGGCACGCCCCGGGTCTCGGTGCCGGGTGACCTGACCGATCTCCTCTCGGACGTGCACCTGCGCATGATCACCGTGCGGGGCGCGCTGGAGTGGCTGCTGCCCATGTACCCGGACATCGGCAAACGCCCCTCCCAGTACAGCAAGCAACAGATGATTTTCGACTGGATCCAGCGGGGCAAGCTCCAGCTCGAGCCGCTCATCTCCCACCGCCTGCCGCCCACCCAGATCCGGGAAGCCTACGAAGGGCTCCTCCACCAGCCGGAGACCTACACGGGCGTGGCCCTGGTCTGGGAGTGATGGGTGGTGCGTAGGGCGCCCACTGCTCCACGTACCCCCTTCAGGCCGCGGCAGGTCAGGCCGGCAGGAACCGGGCGGCTGCCGGCTCGTGCCACTGCATCTGCAAGGGCGTCTTTTCGTGGGGCTTGAAGGGGGTGATCACCTCTTCCAGCCGCGTCCCCCGGACTTCAATCTGAGCCAGATCGGCCACGCCCATGCCCAGCTGATGGCCGTAGTGGAGCAGGCCCAGCTCCAGGGGTTCGAAGCCCATGGCCCGGGCCATGACCGCGTCCGCGGCGAAGACATCCACGCTGGCCACAGCCACGCCGAAGCCGGGCACCGCGTCCTCCCCGCCCGGACCGTTCCCCTGCAGGCCGTCGGTGCCGTCGATCACGGCGATGTCCGGGCTCAGGAAGCGGGCCAGACGGATCAGGTTGATGTTGAGGATGCGGGCTTCGTCGGGCAGCCGCCGCTCGGGGTGGCTGGGAAAGCCGTGCATCTTCACCCGGTCCGCCTTGCAGATGGTGCCCATGATCATGTTCTTCAGGGCCAGGGTCACCACACAGACGTCGTGGGTCTTGGCCACGGCCATGGAGATGGTGCAGGGGCAATCCAGGACCGTTTTGGGCATGCGCACAGTGGTCTCGCTGTGGTCGGCCAGAATGATGGGCGTCTCTACCCATTCCGTCTCCTGGTTCAGGTCCACCAGGCGAATGGGCACGTCGTACTCGTCCACCAGCGCGTGATAGCCGAAGTTGCGAAAGGCCTCCCCCGGGATTTTCTCGTTGCCTCCCTCGGCGATGAGGATCTCCTGGGGCGGCTCCGGAGTGCTGAGTAAAAAGTCGATGGCGCCCCGCAGGGCGTCGGGGTGGCTGGAGGCCAGCTGATTGGTGCTGGACAGAAAGTTGGGCTTCAGCATGACCTGGGGCCGAAGCCGTGGGATCACCTCCTCGCGCACCAGATCCAGGGCCTGGTAGACGTTGGCGCGTCGGTCCTGGCCGTGGACCAGCCCGACCCTGGCTGCGGCTTTGTTCATGGGAGTCCTCCTCGTGGCTGTCATCGCATGGGTTTCGGTCGGCAGGGTCTAATCCCTATGGACGAATTATACCTGCAAGCGACGCAGGGGAAAATGAGCCCCGTTCCTGTCCGCGCTGTCCGCCGCTCTCATCCGCAGAAAATGCGCGGTAGAGGCGCACAGC from Litorilinea aerophila harbors:
- a CDS encoding ABC transporter permease, whose amino-acid sequence is MLARTKVEQIITWWRFHLTIYRRLIGVQIRAQMEYRAAFLLEVFATMTTLFLFFLALALVLQRFGNLGGWRLGEVAFLWGTVEMSFGLMDLIFSGFDPGRFGQRVRRGTFDQLLLRPVNITVQVLGDEFVLRRLGHVFQGVAIFALAVYLADIQWTLGKILYLPWVVIGLICFFGGLFIMGATITFWTVESIEVVNILTYGGSEMMQYPMHIYPDWLRRIVTYIVPAIFLNYYPALYFLDRPDPFHLPAFAPFLSPVIGVGTLLLALAFWRFGIRHYQSTGT
- a CDS encoding ABC transporter permease; the encoded protein is MRLFWELTLLAVRRQLTYRAATLAGLMTNLFFGLLRAVVLMALYGAREEVAGMTVQDAITYTGLTQAAIAYLSIFGWYDLMDSVYTGQVGADLLKPLGYFRFWLALDLGRALVALVTRGLSILLLYALVVDLTVPQGMVQWMGLAAALFLSWLVSFGWRFLVNLASFWTPNARGIGRFAFGSAWVLSGFFMPLRFFPQWFIDLSHLTPFPSMVNTVIEVYLGLLQGPALLQALAVQLAWAAALALLCSLVLRAGLGRLVIQGG
- a CDS encoding zinc-dependent alcohol dehydrogenase; this translates as MQIRQVVVTGQNQVVLEEAELEEGPLGPDELLIETQYTFISAGTELANYTGREPKVFQPGQWCTYPWKSGYANVGVVRAVGERVTRARPGQRVFTYGNHASALRYSQQRLVVPVPEEMDGVLAAASRMAGVAATVLFVAEIRENPWVAVFGLGMVGNLAAQFFQARGCRVIGVDPVAHRRELAGRCGIETTVGGQPEEVQAQILELTGGEGADITVDAVGHSGVVMQALRATARFGQIILLGTPRVSVPGDLTDLLSDVHLRMITVRGALEWLLPMYPDIGKRPSQYSKQQMIFDWIQRGKLQLEPLISHRLPPTQIREAYEGLLHQPETYTGVALVWE
- a CDS encoding DUF362 domain-containing protein, with amino-acid sequence MNKAAARVGLVHGQDRRANVYQALDLVREEVIPRLRPQVMLKPNFLSSTNQLASSHPDALRGAIDFLLSTPEPPQEILIAEGGNEKIPGEAFRNFGYHALVDEYDVPIRLVDLNQETEWVETPIILADHSETTVRMPKTVLDCPCTISMAVAKTHDVCVVTLALKNMIMGTICKADRVKMHGFPSHPERRLPDEARILNINLIRLARFLSPDIAVIDGTDGLQGNGPGGEDAVPGFGVAVASVDVFAADAVMARAMGFEPLELGLLHYGHQLGMGVADLAQIEVRGTRLEEVITPFKPHEKTPLQMQWHEPAAARFLPA